A stretch of Helicobacter pylori DNA encodes these proteins:
- a CDS encoding RecB-like helicase, with amino-acid sequence MDTKRQCMALKASAGSGKTFALSVRFLALLFKGANPSEILTLTFTKKATAEMKERILDYLKILQQENLESEKEKSQNILKELEEKYHLDPSLVRNSAQKIYQRFLNAEIRISTIDAFFQSILRKFCWFVGLSANFEVNEDTEAHQRQLNEGFLSALNNEQLEELSVFIAQCLSYDSYTSDSILERLRFLKNKLYLFDPNKKEPVFDEEGFLEKLRSLNKQIQSIETVSDRAKEAIKCDSFRGFLNSSLTWLEKKSEYLYFKKLKNEIPTLERECEEIENDLKRYYEAKETAIFKKFPKFIQLYDNATSKIQALDFDAIKDKVHVLLNGYEEMPAEFFYFRLDSKIAHILIDEFQDTSLNDYKILAPFIDEIKAGIGQAKWHRSVFFVGDVKQSIYAFRGSFSSLFESVSKDFYHDNLQFNHRSAPLIINYVNTIFKKAYQDSPTAYLEQKYPKTSQNKHATDGYVKVSLVADERELLLDQVLQEAKNLLEHRIDPKNITILCATNDDALEIKNYLQEYLSEICPSTESSAKLSQFVESKIIKNALEYALAEEPYKPFYKHSVLKLAGYLHDDAIALAGFNPKKESVAGFVWKVMEQFELYGEPAQSCLELAVGCEDADGFLEKLEAKSIASFNLKGAQIMTIHKSKGMQFPYVIVCERLGKPNSNHSNQFLEEYDGAELLRLYYRTKNREVVDKDYARALNKEEAAKDCEEINVYYVAFTRAELGLIVVAKDKKESKKESKNKTMCEKLDLLPLEEGEIAPVISSQKEPLITSALIKPHAYGEQVQEIEEEPDSDYEKNNDQEAINFGIALHKGLEYQYAYNIPKKSVLEYLNYHHGFYGLDYQALEESLELFENDAEIQALFKNHALRGETAFLFEGVVSRIDVLLWDKGQNLYVLDYKSSQNYQQSHKAQVSHYAEFLKTQAPHFKIQAGIIYAHKRLLEKLWV; translated from the coding sequence ATGGATACAAAAAGACAATGCATGGCTTTAAAGGCTTCAGCAGGGAGCGGGAAGACTTTCGCTTTGAGCGTGCGGTTTTTGGCCCTATTGTTTAAGGGGGCTAATCCTAGCGAGATTTTAACGCTCACTTTCACTAAAAAAGCCACCGCCGAAATGAAAGAGCGCATTTTAGACTATTTAAAAATTTTGCAACAAGAAAACCTTGAGAGCGAAAAAGAAAAATCCCAAAATATCCTAAAAGAATTAGAAGAAAAATACCATTTAGACCCTAGCTTGGTGCGAAATAGCGCTCAAAAAATCTACCAACGCTTTTTAAACGCTGAAATCAGAATCAGCACCATTGACGCGTTTTTCCAAAGCATTTTAAGGAAATTTTGCTGGTTTGTGGGGTTGAGCGCGAATTTTGAAGTCAATGAAGACACAGAAGCACACCAACGACAACTTAATGAGGGTTTTTTGAGCGCTTTAAATAACGAACAGCTTGAGGAATTGAGCGTTTTTATCGCTCAATGCTTAAGTTATGATAGTTACACGAGCGATTCTATTTTAGAGCGGTTGCGTTTTTTAAAAAACAAGCTCTATTTATTTGATCCTAATAAGAAAGAGCCTGTATTTGATGAAGAGGGTTTTTTAGAAAAACTAAGGAGCTTAAACAAACAAATTCAAAGCATAGAAACAGTGTCAGATAGGGCTAAAGAAGCCATTAAATGCGATAGTTTTAGGGGATTTTTAAACAGCTCTTTAACCTGGCTTGAAAAAAAGAGCGAATATCTCTATTTTAAAAAACTCAAAAATGAAATCCCTACCTTAGAGAGAGAGTGCGAAGAGATTGAAAACGATTTAAAACGCTATTATGAAGCCAAAGAAACCGCAATATTTAAAAAATTCCCTAAATTCATCCAGCTTTATGATAACGCCACTTCTAAAATCCAAGCCTTAGATTTTGACGCGATTAAAGATAAGGTCCATGTTTTATTGAATGGTTATGAAGAAATGCCGGCGGAGTTTTTTTATTTCAGGTTGGACAGCAAGATCGCACACATTTTGATTGATGAATTTCAAGACACGAGCTTGAACGATTATAAGATTTTAGCCCCTTTTATTGATGAGATTAAAGCCGGGATAGGGCAAGCTAAATGGCACAGGAGCGTGTTTTTTGTGGGCGATGTCAAGCAGAGCATTTATGCCTTTAGGGGGAGTTTTAGTTCCTTGTTTGAAAGCGTTTCTAAGGATTTTTACCACGATAATTTACAATTCAACCACCGCAGTGCGCCTTTGATCATTAATTATGTGAACACCATTTTTAAAAAGGCTTATCAAGATTCCCCCACCGCTTATTTGGAACAAAAATACCCTAAAACTTCTCAAAATAAACATGCTACAGACGGCTATGTTAAGGTCTCTTTAGTGGCTGATGAAAGAGAATTGTTATTAGACCAGGTCTTACAAGAAGCTAAAAATCTTTTAGAACATCGTATTGATCCTAAAAACATTACCATTTTATGCGCCACTAATGACGACGCTTTAGAAATCAAAAATTATTTGCAAGAGTATTTGAGCGAAATTTGCCCAAGCACGGAATCTAGCGCAAAATTGTCTCAATTTGTAGAGTCTAAAATCATTAAGAACGCTTTAGAATACGCTCTAGCGGAAGAACCTTACAAGCCCTTTTATAAGCACAGCGTTTTAAAACTCGCTGGATACTTGCATGATGATGCGATCGCTTTAGCTGGTTTTAACCCTAAAAAAGAGAGCGTGGCAGGCTTTGTGTGGAAGGTGATGGAGCAATTTGAGCTTTATGGAGAGCCTGCGCAAAGCTGTTTGGAATTGGCGGTTGGGTGCGAAGACGCCGATGGATTTTTAGAAAAATTAGAGGCTAAATCGATCGCTTCTTTCAATTTAAAAGGCGCGCAGATCATGACCATTCATAAATCTAAAGGCATGCAATTCCCTTATGTGATCGTGTGCGAACGCTTGGGCAAGCCTAATTCAAATCACTCCAATCAATTCCTTGAAGAATATGACGGCGCAGAGCTTCTTCGCCTTTATTACAGAACGAAAAATCGTGAGGTGGTGGATAAAGATTACGCTAGGGCTTTAAATAAAGAAGAAGCGGCCAAAGATTGCGAAGAAATTAATGTGTATTATGTCGCATTCACTAGGGCTGAGTTAGGGTTGATTGTCGTGGCCAAAGACAAAAAAGAAAGCAAAAAAGAAAGCAAAAACAAAACAATGTGCGAAAAATTGGATCTTTTGCCTTTAGAAGAGGGAGAAATCGCACCGGTTATTTCTTCTCAAAAAGAGCCTTTAATTACAAGCGCTCTCATCAAGCCCCATGCCTATGGCGAGCAAGTCCAAGAGATAGAAGAAGAGCCAGATAGCGATTATGAAAAGAATAACGACCAGGAAGCGATCAATTTTGGTATCGCTTTGCACAAGGGATTAGAATACCAATACGCTTATAATATTCCTAAAAAAAGCGTTTTAGAATATTTAAACTACCATCATGGTTTTTATGGTTTGGATTACCAAGCGTTAGAAGAGAGTTTAGAGCTTTTTGAAAACGATGCAGAGATACAAGCTCTTTTTAAAAATCATGCCTTAAGGGGTGAAACGGCTTTTTTATTTGAAGGGGTTGTGTCTAGGATTGATGTTTTGTTGTGGGATAAGGGGCAAAATTTGTATGTTTTAGATTATAAAAGCTCTCAAAATTACCAACAAAGCCATAAGGCTCAAGTGTCTCATTACGCTGAGTTTTTAAAAACTCAAGCCCCCCATTTTAAGATACAAGCGGGCATTATTTACGCTCATAAAAGACTGCTTGAAAAATTATGGGTCTGA
- the nhaA gene encoding sodium/proton antiporter NhaA, producing MNLKKTENALSLTLKNFIKSESFGGIFLFLNAVLAMVVANSFLKESYFALWHTPFGFQIGDFFIGFSLHNWIDDVLMALFFLMIGLEIKRELLFGELSSFKKASFPVIAALGGMIAPGLIYFFLNANTPSQHGFGIPMATDIAFALGVIMLLGKRVPTALKVFLITLAVADDLGAIVVIALFYTTNLKFAWLLGALGVVLVLAVLNRLNIRSLIPYLLLGVLLWFCVHQSGIHATIAAVVLAFMIPVKIPKDSKNVELLELGKRYAETSSGALLTKEQQEILHSIEEKASALQSPLERLEHFLAPISGYFIMPLFAFANAGVSVDSSINLEVDKVLLGVILGLCLGKPLGIFLITFISEKLKITARPKGISWWHILGAGLLAGIGFTMSMFISNLAFTSEHENAMEVAKIAILLGSLISGIIGALYLFALDKRVALKK from the coding sequence ATGAATCTCAAAAAAACAGAAAACGCGCTCAGTTTGACGCTTAAGAACTTCATTAAAAGCGAGTCTTTTGGAGGGATTTTCCTCTTTTTGAACGCTGTTTTAGCGATGGTGGTGGCTAATTCGTTTTTGAAAGAAAGTTATTTTGCGCTATGGCACACCCCTTTTGGGTTCCAAATAGGGGATTTTTTCATCGGCTTTAGTTTGCACAACTGGATTGATGATGTTTTAATGGCGTTATTTTTTTTAATGATAGGCTTAGAGATCAAGCGAGAATTGTTGTTTGGGGAATTATCCAGTTTCAAAAAAGCTTCTTTCCCTGTGATTGCGGCTCTTGGGGGTATGATAGCTCCAGGATTGATTTATTTTTTTCTTAACGCCAACACGCCCTCTCAGCATGGTTTTGGGATCCCTATGGCGACGGATATTGCGTTCGCTTTAGGCGTGATCATGCTTTTAGGCAAGAGGGTGCCAACCGCTTTAAAGGTTTTTTTAATCACTCTAGCAGTGGCTGATGATTTGGGGGCTATTGTGGTGATCGCGCTCTTTTATACCACGAATTTAAAATTCGCATGGCTTTTAGGGGCTTTAGGGGTGGTTCTTGTTTTAGCCGTATTGAACCGCCTGAATATCCGCTCGCTCATCCCTTACTTGCTTTTAGGGGTGTTGCTTTGGTTTTGCGTGCATCAAAGCGGTATCCATGCGACGATCGCTGCGGTGGTTCTAGCTTTTATGATACCGGTGAAAATCCCTAAAGATTCTAAAAATGTAGAGCTTTTGGAATTAGGCAAACGATATGCAGAGACGAGTTCAGGAGCGCTTTTGACCAAAGAGCAGCAAGAAATCTTGCACTCTATTGAAGAAAAAGCGAGCGCTTTACAAAGCCCTTTAGAAAGATTGGAGCATTTTTTAGCCCCCATCAGCGGGTATTTCATCATGCCTTTATTTGCGTTTGCAAACGCGGGGGTGAGCGTTGATTCTAGCATCAATTTAGAAGTGGATAAGGTGCTTTTGGGGGTTATTTTAGGGCTTTGTTTGGGCAAGCCTTTAGGGATTTTCTTAATCACTTTTATAAGCGAAAAGCTTAAAATCACCGCGCGCCCTAAAGGCATCAGCTGGTGGCATATTTTAGGGGCTGGGCTTTTAGCAGGGATTGGCTTTACCATGTCTATGTTCATTTCTAATCTGGCTTTCACGAGCGAGCATGAGAACGCTATGGAAGTGGCAAAAATTGCGATTTTACTCGGATCTTTGATTTCTGGGATCATAGGGGCTTTGTATTTATTCGCACTAGACAAAAGAGTAGCTTTAAAGAAATAG
- the yajC gene encoding preprotein translocase subunit YajC, whose product MGQTKEIITTLLPFLVLFLIFYFLIVRPQRQQQKKHKEMIEGLTKGDKIVTQGGFIVEVLKAEANFFNVKLNDDTTAKLSKNYVAFKLDELDQFGLAEPIVIQQGREEISAKLSGAKTLKQRQITTE is encoded by the coding sequence ATGGGACAAACTAAAGAAATTATAACGACGCTTTTACCCTTTTTGGTGTTGTTTCTTATTTTTTATTTTTTGATCGTTCGCCCGCAACGCCAGCAACAAAAAAAGCATAAAGAAATGATAGAGGGCTTGACTAAGGGCGATAAAATCGTTACTCAAGGAGGGTTCATCGTTGAGGTGCTTAAAGCGGAAGCGAATTTTTTTAACGTGAAGCTCAATGATGACACCACCGCTAAACTTTCTAAAAACTATGTAGCGTTCAAATTAGACGAATTGGATCAATTTGGTTTGGCAGAGCCTATAGTTATCCAACAAGGCAGAGAAGAAATTTCGGCAAAATTATCTGGTGCTAAGACTTTGAAACAACGCCAAATAACAACTGAATGA